One part of the Anaerotruncus rubiinfantis genome encodes these proteins:
- a CDS encoding mannonate dehydratase translates to MKMTFRWYPDAHAVDLDYIRQIPGVTGIVGELPKPVGAVWPLDEILSLKRRVEEHGLALEVIESVKVHEDIKLGLKSRDTYIAAYIETLQNLGKAGIKTVCYDFMPVFDWMRTETARRLPDGSTTLAYDPETISRTDPLQADFALCDWEAVYSHDELARMFTLYEEVGEKGLWKNLEYFLKAVVLEAEKAGVRMAMHPDDPCWPVFGLPRIITGEKNIDRLLAIVDSPFNALTLCSGSLGCSAENDLPRLVYKYASMDRIAFGHVRNIKRLPDGGFEESAHFSRAGSLDVVAIMKAYHDAGYQGFLRPDHGRMIWGERGGAGYGLYDRALGAMYLSGIWETLEKTQGIR, encoded by the coding sequence ATGAAGATGACGTTCCGCTGGTATCCGGACGCACACGCGGTGGATCTCGATTACATCCGGCAGATTCCAGGCGTGACCGGGATCGTGGGGGAACTGCCGAAGCCGGTCGGAGCGGTTTGGCCGCTCGATGAGATCCTTTCTCTCAAACGCCGGGTGGAGGAGCACGGCCTTGCGCTGGAAGTGATCGAAAGCGTGAAGGTACATGAAGATATTAAACTCGGCTTAAAAAGCCGTGACACCTATATCGCGGCTTATATCGAAACGCTTCAAAACCTCGGAAAAGCCGGAATCAAGACGGTTTGCTACGATTTTATGCCGGTGTTCGATTGGATGCGCACAGAAACCGCGCGCAGGCTGCCTGATGGTTCCACGACGCTGGCCTACGACCCGGAGACCATTTCGCGGACCGATCCCCTTCAGGCGGATTTCGCGCTTTGTGACTGGGAAGCCGTCTATTCCCACGACGAGCTCGCGCGGATGTTTACGCTCTATGAAGAGGTCGGCGAAAAGGGGCTTTGGAAAAACCTTGAATATTTTCTAAAAGCCGTCGTCCTGGAAGCTGAAAAAGCGGGCGTGCGCATGGCGATGCATCCGGATGATCCCTGTTGGCCTGTTTTCGGCCTGCCGCGGATTATCACCGGCGAAAAAAATATTGACCGTCTGCTGGCGATTGTTGACAGCCCCTTCAACGCGCTCACCCTCTGTTCCGGATCACTTGGCTGCTCGGCTGAAAACGACCTGCCGCGGCTTGTCTACAAATACGCCTCGATGGACCGGATTGCGTTCGGGCATGTGCGCAATATCAAACGCCTGCCGGATGGTGGCTTCGAGGAATCCGCGCATTTCTCCCGCGCCGGATCGCTCGATGTGGTCGCGATTATGAAGGCCTATCACGACGCGGGCTACCAGGGTTTCCTGAGGCCAGACCATGGCCGGATGATCTGGGGCGAGCGCGGCGGCGCGGGCTATGGGCTCTATGACCGGGCGCTCGGCGCGATGTACCTGTCGGGCATTTGGGAAACGCTTGAGAAAACGCAGGGTATCCGTTAA
- a CDS encoding TRAP transporter substrate-binding protein, translated as MRKAISILSALAMVATLAACGGNSAPSSSAPAPSAAPAASSEPAASEAAPAEAITLKFVEQMPEGHIMTDTLFHFADKVEELSNGSIKVERYAGGQLGDDTAMQEGVQMGTIDVIRAEFTTLVNFGAKKAAVTTLPYVIRDRDHFWKMVNSDVGEELLASIQEDGTQMVALCMIEEGSRHFFTKDPVNSLADLKGMKLRVQNTEMWLEIVKALGASPTPMSFSELYTALQSGVVDGAEQPLSGFVSQKFYEVCPNMILDGHVYPVQAYVISELTWNKLTDEQKEIIQQAAKETQAYNRETIQAAEDEIMKNFADLGVTVVDVPDKTEWINAVQPVYEKFGTPEVLELLKRIQDIK; from the coding sequence ATGAGAAAAGCAATCTCGATCCTGTCGGCTTTGGCAATGGTAGCTACACTTGCCGCATGTGGCGGAAACTCCGCTCCTTCATCTTCGGCGCCAGCGCCGTCTGCGGCTCCCGCCGCGTCGTCCGAGCCCGCTGCTTCCGAAGCGGCTCCAGCTGAGGCGATCACTCTTAAATTCGTTGAACAGATGCCCGAGGGGCACATCATGACTGACACCCTTTTCCATTTTGCGGATAAGGTGGAGGAACTCTCAAATGGCTCGATCAAGGTGGAACGTTACGCGGGCGGCCAGCTTGGCGACGACACCGCCATGCAGGAAGGCGTCCAGATGGGTACGATCGACGTCATCCGCGCGGAATTCACGACACTGGTCAACTTTGGCGCGAAGAAAGCGGCGGTCACCACGCTGCCATACGTCATCCGGGACCGCGACCACTTCTGGAAGATGGTCAATTCTGACGTTGGCGAAGAGCTGCTCGCCAGCATTCAGGAGGACGGGACCCAGATGGTGGCCCTTTGCATGATCGAGGAAGGCTCGCGCCATTTCTTCACCAAGGACCCCGTGAATTCGCTGGCCGACCTCAAGGGCATGAAACTGCGCGTCCAGAACACCGAGATGTGGCTTGAGATTGTCAAGGCTCTGGGCGCCTCTCCGACACCGATGAGCTTCAGTGAGCTTTACACCGCGCTGCAGTCGGGCGTTGTGGACGGCGCGGAGCAGCCGCTTTCCGGATTTGTATCCCAAAAATTCTATGAAGTTTGCCCGAACATGATCCTGGACGGCCATGTTTATCCGGTTCAGGCATATGTCATCTCTGAACTGACTTGGAATAAGCTCACCGATGAACAGAAAGAAATCATCCAGCAGGCCGCGAAGGAAACCCAGGCCTACAACCGCGAGACAATCCAGGCCGCAGAGGACGAGATCATGAAGAATTTTGCGGATCTCGGCGTTACCGTGGTGGATGTCCCTGACAAAACCGAGTGGATCAATGCGGTACAGCCGGTTTATGAAAAGTTCGGCACGCCGGAAGTGCTCGAGCTGCTTAAACGGATCCAGGACATCAAGTAA
- a CDS encoding TRAP transporter small permease has product MAEKIFDFIFEVVKSVCKVMLCIQVVSVTIVFIGRYFFNITPPWGEELTLFCLVWLSLLGASLPMRTGGHLRMTLLDYLVKPKTLARIDVFGDVLIVAFAVVMFFAGMAMTQQVSNTILHGIRISKGFLYAAVPTSMIFFLLAQTDKYYRIFKKMAKKEGDAQ; this is encoded by the coding sequence ATGGCAGAAAAAATTTTCGATTTTATATTTGAAGTGGTAAAAAGTGTTTGCAAAGTGATGCTCTGCATTCAGGTCGTATCGGTTACGATCGTTTTTATCGGCCGGTATTTTTTCAATATCACACCGCCTTGGGGAGAAGAGCTCACCCTTTTCTGCCTGGTGTGGCTGAGCCTGCTCGGCGCGTCCCTGCCGATGCGTACGGGAGGGCATCTGCGCATGACGCTGCTGGATTATCTGGTGAAGCCCAAGACGCTCGCCAGGATCGACGTTTTTGGGGATGTGCTGATTGTCGCGTTTGCGGTTGTGATGTTTTTCGCGGGGATGGCAATGACACAGCAGGTTTCCAATACGATTCTGCATGGAATCCGGATCAGCAAGGGATTCCTTTACGCGGCTGTGCCGACGTCAATGATTTTCTTCCTGCTCGCGCAAACGGATAAATACTACAGGATTTTCAAAAAAATGGCGAAAAAGGAGGGGGATGCGCAATGA